A genomic window from Herbiconiux aconitum includes:
- a CDS encoding AfsR/SARP family transcriptional regulator, which produces MSERSAAEGPPSVRVAVLGAVAVRAESGGAVEPAGHRAKALLTALALAAPHPLSADRLVDDVWEDQPPRGARAALQTQVSRIRSALGDDVIESLPSGYRLTASTDDIDLTLAESLLLAARAHLAENRAAEALAVARSAISLWRGDPGADLDSAVLASALSERADRALDGLETVVASAALALGDAIAAEELARRLCLRSPFDDSAHFLEMRALDALGRSTEAVALYATFRARVQDAFGTSPALELQALNLELLARDDVRPNSPAAGPAVESHEQAAATATTTTTAATTTTAAAAAASATTPRRAAMARGIRAAPNALIGRDDALIEIEHLLATSRVTTVLGPGGLGKTRVAHELAARALSRFGAVIVVELASVRSTDDVVFALASALGIREVASSKRIGDRVVRDDLRGRIVARLADAPTLLVLDNCEHIIDAAAEWSSDLTAELPDLTILTTSRTPLAISSERVFALAPLGASSITAGERASAQGATARDSPASPRTRPEDDAAVRLFVDRATAARPGAALPLDAVARLCARLDGLPLAIELAAARIRSMPIDEIERRLSNRFALLSGGDRAAPERHRTLLAVIEWSWNLLDAAEQRALSRLSEFADGFSAEAAQAVVGCAIDDVPDLLDGLVAQSLVMMRETDAGVRYRMLETVREFGQLQLDAAGTREEVRDAVFEWADQFARDLHRRTDGAEQVATFARVAVEEDNLIDVLRRAIDADRAEVVTSVFALLGYYWSLRSAHSEVLAFGKPVFESIREYEPEPERVDLLVAVLLVISMTTMITELRFAVRPRSRLRKVVRTRAVLDPRLRAMSSLILNAGNTERAAEKIQDAIASDDRGTALLGALIGSVAAENEGQREVAVTLARSAVRIADSLGDTWGGAMAGQMLGALHSQSAEPEEALRWARRARVGLSKLGATEDIRQIEWTIATNDIAVGNLDEATELFDRLIDTPGQADGIEVASIGLAGQAEVLRARGRVEEARELLVKALRSFDVPRSRASPWFRIVMSSMLSSLVIDDTGSTEERRLLARRLRSRTLGSLRTPLGIIDRPVLGASVIGLAVWAEDSGTVDPRVGLELLALAESMGARQDPPALHLRPLFERFGRRFSADEIAGVRSAVAELPHEERPERVAELLRAPGPWSWAWGRQSPGAQAPSWPA; this is translated from the coding sequence GTGAGCGAGCGTTCGGCTGCGGAGGGCCCACCATCCGTGCGAGTGGCGGTGCTCGGCGCGGTCGCGGTTCGCGCCGAATCCGGCGGAGCCGTCGAACCCGCCGGCCACCGCGCCAAGGCCCTGCTCACCGCCCTCGCCCTGGCCGCGCCCCACCCCCTCTCGGCCGACCGGCTCGTCGACGACGTCTGGGAAGACCAACCGCCGCGCGGAGCCCGCGCCGCGCTGCAGACCCAGGTCTCGCGCATCCGTTCCGCCCTCGGCGACGACGTGATCGAATCGCTGCCGTCGGGCTACCGATTGACGGCGTCGACAGACGACATCGATCTCACACTCGCCGAGAGCCTGCTTCTCGCCGCTCGAGCGCACCTCGCCGAGAATCGCGCGGCAGAAGCGCTCGCCGTCGCTCGGTCGGCGATCTCCCTCTGGCGCGGCGACCCGGGAGCCGACCTCGACTCCGCGGTGCTGGCCTCCGCCCTGTCGGAGCGGGCGGACCGCGCACTCGACGGCCTGGAGACGGTGGTCGCCTCGGCCGCCCTCGCCCTCGGCGACGCCATTGCCGCCGAGGAGCTCGCGCGGCGGCTGTGCCTGAGATCCCCTTTCGATGACAGCGCGCACTTCCTGGAGATGCGGGCACTTGACGCCCTGGGGCGCTCGACCGAGGCGGTCGCCCTTTACGCGACCTTCCGGGCACGCGTGCAGGACGCATTCGGAACCAGCCCTGCGCTCGAGTTGCAAGCGCTCAACCTCGAGTTGCTCGCGCGCGACGACGTGCGGCCCAACTCCCCCGCCGCAGGCCCCGCGGTCGAGAGTCACGAGCAGGCAGCAGCAACAGCAACGACAACGACAACCGCAGCGACAACGACAACGGCGGCGGCGGCGGCGGCAAGCGCAACGACACCACGCCGCGCGGCGATGGCCCGCGGCATCCGCGCCGCACCCAACGCTCTGATCGGGCGCGACGACGCCCTCATCGAGATCGAGCATCTGCTCGCCACCTCGCGGGTGACCACCGTTCTGGGCCCAGGCGGTCTCGGCAAGACCCGGGTCGCACACGAGCTCGCCGCGCGGGCGCTCAGCCGTTTCGGTGCGGTCATCGTGGTCGAGCTGGCGAGTGTGCGTAGCACCGACGACGTCGTCTTCGCCCTCGCCTCGGCGCTCGGCATCCGCGAGGTCGCGTCGAGCAAGCGGATCGGCGACCGGGTGGTGCGTGACGACCTGCGCGGCCGCATCGTGGCGCGCCTGGCCGACGCCCCCACCCTCCTCGTGCTCGACAACTGCGAGCACATCATCGACGCGGCGGCCGAGTGGAGCTCCGACCTCACGGCCGAACTGCCCGACCTCACCATCCTCACCACCAGTCGCACCCCGCTCGCGATCTCGAGCGAGCGCGTCTTCGCCCTCGCCCCTCTCGGCGCATCCTCGATCACGGCCGGTGAACGAGCATCCGCTCAGGGCGCGACGGCGCGCGACTCCCCCGCAAGCCCTCGCACACGCCCCGAGGACGACGCCGCCGTGCGTCTCTTCGTCGACCGCGCCACTGCCGCTCGCCCGGGCGCCGCGCTCCCCCTCGACGCAGTCGCCCGCCTCTGCGCTCGTCTCGACGGACTTCCGCTCGCCATCGAACTGGCGGCGGCCCGCATCCGGTCGATGCCGATCGACGAGATCGAGCGCCGCCTCTCGAACCGCTTCGCCTTGCTCTCCGGGGGTGACCGCGCTGCACCCGAGCGCCACCGCACCCTGCTCGCGGTGATCGAGTGGAGCTGGAACCTGCTCGACGCCGCCGAGCAGCGAGCGCTCTCGCGTCTCTCCGAATTCGCCGACGGGTTCAGCGCCGAGGCCGCCCAGGCGGTCGTAGGCTGCGCGATCGACGACGTGCCCGACCTGCTCGACGGCCTGGTCGCCCAATCGCTCGTGATGATGCGCGAAACGGATGCCGGGGTGCGCTATCGCATGCTCGAGACGGTGCGCGAGTTCGGCCAACTGCAACTCGACGCCGCGGGCACGCGCGAGGAGGTGCGCGACGCCGTCTTCGAGTGGGCCGACCAGTTCGCGCGCGACCTGCACCGGCGCACCGACGGCGCTGAGCAGGTCGCGACCTTCGCGCGCGTGGCTGTCGAGGAGGACAACCTCATCGACGTGCTCCGCCGCGCGATCGACGCCGACCGAGCCGAAGTCGTCACCTCCGTCTTCGCCCTGCTCGGCTACTACTGGTCGTTGAGGAGCGCGCACAGCGAGGTGCTCGCCTTCGGCAAACCGGTCTTCGAGAGCATCCGGGAGTACGAGCCGGAGCCCGAGCGGGTCGACCTGCTGGTGGCCGTGCTCCTCGTCATCAGCATGACCACGATGATCACCGAGCTGCGTTTCGCCGTGCGTCCGAGGTCGCGGCTGCGAAAGGTCGTGCGGACACGGGCCGTGCTAGACCCTCGCCTCAGAGCGATGTCGTCACTGATCCTCAACGCCGGAAACACCGAACGCGCCGCCGAGAAGATTCAGGATGCGATCGCCTCCGACGACCGGGGCACGGCCCTCCTCGGCGCCCTGATCGGCAGCGTCGCCGCCGAGAACGAAGGGCAGCGGGAGGTCGCGGTCACCCTCGCCCGCAGTGCGGTCCGCATCGCGGACTCCCTCGGTGACACCTGGGGCGGCGCGATGGCCGGCCAGATGCTGGGCGCGTTGCACAGTCAGAGCGCCGAACCGGAGGAGGCTCTGCGCTGGGCACGGAGGGCGCGGGTCGGGCTGTCGAAGCTCGGCGCGACCGAGGACATCCGTCAAATCGAATGGACGATCGCCACCAACGACATCGCCGTCGGCAACCTCGACGAAGCGACCGAACTCTTCGACCGGCTGATCGACACACCGGGTCAGGCCGACGGTATCGAGGTGGCGTCGATCGGCTTGGCCGGCCAGGCCGAGGTGCTCCGGGCTCGCGGACGGGTCGAGGAGGCCCGCGAGTTGCTGGTGAAGGCACTGCGGAGTTTCGATGTTCCGCGCTCGCGCGCGTCGCCGTGGTTCCGCATCGTGATGTCGTCGATGCTCTCCTCGTTGGTGATCGACGACACCGGATCGACCGAGGAACGACGGCTGCTGGCCCGGCGACTGCGCTCGCGCACGCTCGGGAGTCTTCGCACGCCCCTCGGCATCATCGATCGCCCGGTTCTCGGCGCGTCGGTGATCGGGCTCGCCGTATGGGCGGAGGACAGCGGAACGGTCGACCCGCGCGTCGGGCTCGAGCTGCTCGCTCTCGCCGAATCGATGGGCGCCCGGCAAGACCCGCCGGCTCTGCACCTGCGCCCGCTGTTCGAACGGTTCGGTCGCCGCTTTTCGGCCGATGAGATCGCCGGAGTGCGGAGCGCCGTGGCCGAGTTGCCGCACGAGGAACGGCCCGAGCGCGTCGCAGAACTCCTGCGAGCGCCCGGGCCGTGGTCGTGGGCGTGGGGCCGGCAATCGCCAGGCGCGCAAGCGCCCAGCTGGCCTGCTTAA
- a CDS encoding CoA-binding protein: MTTTELVATQLTNGLTCELPADSPLAKLLKSQRTWVGPSAKERLRILRNAKSVAIVGASPNPARSSYFVGTYLQQSSDFRVYFVNPNADEILGQKAYPDLASLPEVPDIVDVFRRASDIPAVIDDVLAVGAPTVWVQLGIWNQEAAEYGESKGLTVVMDRCIKIEHARFHGGLHLLGFDTGQISARKIIR, encoded by the coding sequence ATGACCACCACCGAACTCGTCGCAACCCAGCTGACCAACGGTCTCACCTGCGAGCTGCCCGCCGATTCTCCGCTCGCGAAGCTGCTGAAATCGCAGCGCACCTGGGTGGGCCCATCGGCGAAGGAGCGTCTGCGCATTCTTCGCAACGCCAAATCGGTCGCGATCGTCGGAGCTTCACCCAACCCGGCCCGGTCGAGCTACTTCGTGGGCACCTATCTTCAGCAGTCGAGCGACTTCCGGGTCTACTTCGTCAACCCGAACGCCGACGAGATCCTGGGCCAGAAGGCGTACCCCGATCTTGCCTCGCTGCCCGAAGTTCCCGACATCGTCGACGTGTTCCGGCGCGCCAGCGACATCCCCGCGGTCATCGACGATGTGCTCGCCGTCGGGGCTCCCACGGTGTGGGTGCAGCTCGGCATCTGGAACCAGGAGGCCGCGGAGTACGGCGAGTCGAAGGGTTTGACCGTCGTGATGGACCGCTGCATCAAGATCGAACACGCCCGTTTCCACGGCGGCCTGCACCTTCTCGGTTTCGACACCGGGCAGATCTCGGCACGCAAGATCATCCGCTAG
- a CDS encoding O-acetylhomoserine aminocarboxypropyltransferase/cysteine synthase family protein, with protein MADREYGFRTRAIHAGNIPDAVTGARALPIYQSSAFVFDDTADAAARFALQKYGNIYSRLANPTVASFEERIASLEGGLGAVATGSGLSAQFITFASLAGAGDHIVASANLYGGSITQLDVTLRRFGVETTFVNSSDPADYAAAITDRTKLVFAETIANPSGEIADIEGLAAVAHAAGVPLIIDSTIATPYLNRPIEWGADVVIHSATKFLGGHGTTLGGVVVESGRFEWHSDRFPAFGEPVPSYGGLQWSGNFGEYAFLTRLRAEQLRDIGPVLAPHSAFLLAQGVETLPFRMQAHVDNAKIVAAWLDADPRVEYVNWAGLAAHPHHERAAKYLPLGAGSVFSFGVKGGRDAGRTFIESVDLASHLANIGDAKTLVIHPASTTHAQLTEQQLVDGGVLPGLVRISVGIEDPDDIIYDLDQALATATAA; from the coding sequence ATGGCAGATCGCGAATATGGCTTCCGCACCCGGGCAATCCACGCAGGCAACATCCCCGACGCAGTGACCGGTGCGCGCGCGCTGCCCATCTATCAGTCGAGCGCCTTCGTGTTCGACGACACAGCAGATGCCGCTGCCCGCTTCGCCCTGCAGAAGTACGGCAACATCTACAGTCGCCTCGCGAACCCCACGGTCGCCTCCTTCGAAGAGCGCATCGCTAGTCTCGAGGGCGGGCTCGGCGCGGTGGCCACCGGCAGCGGCCTGTCGGCACAGTTCATCACCTTCGCTTCGCTCGCCGGCGCGGGCGACCACATCGTCGCCAGCGCGAATCTCTACGGCGGATCGATCACGCAACTGGATGTCACGCTGCGCCGCTTCGGCGTCGAGACCACCTTCGTGAACTCCTCCGACCCGGCCGACTACGCGGCCGCCATCACCGACCGCACGAAGCTCGTCTTCGCCGAGACGATCGCGAACCCCTCGGGTGAGATCGCCGACATCGAAGGCCTCGCCGCCGTTGCTCACGCGGCCGGCGTTCCGCTCATCATCGACTCCACCATCGCCACGCCGTACCTCAACCGACCGATCGAGTGGGGGGCCGACGTGGTCATCCACTCGGCCACAAAGTTCCTCGGTGGGCACGGCACCACGCTGGGCGGTGTCGTGGTGGAATCCGGCCGCTTCGAGTGGCACAGCGACCGCTTCCCGGCCTTCGGCGAGCCGGTGCCCAGCTACGGCGGGCTGCAGTGGTCGGGCAACTTCGGCGAATACGCCTTCCTCACGCGGCTCCGGGCCGAGCAGCTCCGCGACATCGGGCCGGTGCTCGCACCGCATTCCGCGTTCCTGCTCGCCCAGGGCGTCGAGACCCTGCCGTTCCGGATGCAGGCCCACGTCGACAACGCGAAGATCGTCGCCGCCTGGCTCGATGCCGACCCGCGGGTGGAGTACGTCAACTGGGCCGGGCTCGCGGCGCATCCGCACCACGAACGAGCCGCCAAGTACCTGCCACTCGGTGCCGGCTCCGTGTTCAGTTTCGGAGTGAAGGGCGGGCGGGATGCCGGGCGCACCTTCATCGAGTCCGTCGACCTGGCGAGCCACCTGGCCAACATCGGCGACGCGAAGACCCTCGTCATCCACCCGGCTTCCACCACCCATGCCCAGCTCACTGAGCAGCAGCTCGTCGACGGCGGGGTGCTCCCCGGGCTCGTGCGCATCAGCGTCGGAATCGAAGATCCCGACGACATCATCTACGATCTCGACCAGGCGCTCGCAACGGCGACCGCCGCCTGA
- a CDS encoding DMT family transporter, with amino-acid sequence MSWVVLIASGILEAVWATALGKSEGFTKLWPSLIFAGGLLASMAGLAFALRSIPVGTGYAVWVGIGAALTVGYGMAFGGEAFSLVKVLLVLGIVACVVGLKLLH; translated from the coding sequence ATGTCGTGGGTCGTATTGATCGCATCCGGGATTCTCGAAGCCGTCTGGGCCACTGCCCTCGGCAAGTCGGAGGGCTTCACGAAGCTCTGGCCGAGCCTGATCTTCGCGGGTGGTCTGCTTGCGAGTATGGCCGGTCTCGCCTTCGCCTTGCGGAGCATACCGGTGGGCACCGGTTATGCCGTCTGGGTCGGAATCGGCGCGGCCCTCACGGTCGGCTACGGCATGGCCTTCGGCGGGGAGGCGTTCTCTCTCGTGAAGGTGCTGCTCGTGCTCGGAATCGTGGCCTGTGTGGTGGGCCTCAAGCTCCTGCACTGA
- a CDS encoding Vgb family protein produces MRHIRYISRWGFMRISRLAILPLAAGLTFGGVAGNAAAAPVVTDVLATLLPGSVPNTVVVDGASNVYTLNPPSRTISKISFDGTLTPAWASFPAGTAPSEIVTTTDGTVYTANLGTATISRVMPDGTVTPIYASLAPLSQPVGLAIANDGTLFTANQASNSISRVSPTGIVTASFALLTAGSKPFDIVVTPTGDLYTLNLNNSVSKVSSAGMVTPAFATLAAGVNPVNLMVSSTGHVFVLEQMTNQIEEFDTTGARVRTIPLPTQPGQIAMDAQDNLFVSLRGTKTIGFIPNGGSLVPSIATLNPGADYGPLAITTTNTVYAVGLSQPIVSRISLGAKITSAPVSGKVESGKPFSATVTASGYEPMAFSLTGTVPPGVSINRATGVISGPSTTVGTYRFSVLASNMFGASSTQEATLTVTAAPVPTPTPTGTASPGPGPGPASGAGSGSAGSESNGGGRAAGASGSLANTGATFLLPGTLALLLSAAGVVGLVTERRRRHA; encoded by the coding sequence ATGAGGCATATTCGCTACATTTCGAGATGGGGCTTCATGCGGATTTCACGACTTGCCATACTTCCACTCGCCGCCGGGCTCACGTTCGGGGGCGTCGCCGGAAACGCTGCGGCGGCACCGGTCGTCACCGATGTGCTAGCGACCCTTCTACCGGGGTCCGTGCCAAACACTGTCGTCGTCGACGGGGCGTCGAATGTGTACACCCTGAACCCACCATCGCGCACGATTTCCAAGATCAGCTTCGACGGAACGCTTACGCCCGCCTGGGCGAGCTTCCCGGCGGGTACGGCACCCAGCGAGATCGTGACGACGACGGACGGCACTGTCTACACGGCCAATCTCGGCACCGCCACAATTTCGCGAGTCATGCCCGACGGAACGGTGACCCCGATCTATGCATCCCTGGCCCCACTGTCCCAGCCGGTCGGATTGGCAATCGCGAACGATGGCACCCTCTTCACTGCCAATCAAGCGTCCAACTCAATCTCCCGCGTCTCTCCGACAGGCATTGTGACGGCGAGCTTTGCGCTACTCACCGCTGGATCGAAGCCGTTTGACATCGTCGTGACCCCTACCGGCGATCTCTACACACTCAATCTGAATAACAGCGTCTCGAAGGTCTCGTCTGCGGGAATGGTCACGCCGGCGTTCGCGACCTTGGCAGCTGGCGTCAATCCCGTCAACCTGATGGTCAGCTCGACTGGGCATGTGTTCGTGCTCGAACAGATGACGAATCAGATCGAGGAATTCGACACTACCGGCGCGCGGGTGCGCACCATTCCGCTCCCGACCCAGCCTGGACAGATCGCAATGGATGCGCAGGATAATCTGTTCGTGTCGCTGCGCGGAACCAAGACAATCGGATTCATCCCGAACGGCGGTTCGCTGGTTCCGTCGATCGCGACCCTCAATCCGGGCGCCGACTACGGTCCATTGGCAATCACGACGACCAATACCGTCTATGCCGTCGGGCTGTCCCAGCCGATCGTCTCGCGGATCTCGCTCGGAGCGAAGATCACCTCGGCTCCGGTCAGCGGGAAGGTCGAGTCGGGCAAGCCGTTCAGTGCGACCGTCACGGCGAGCGGCTACGAGCCGATGGCGTTCTCGCTGACGGGTACGGTGCCTCCCGGAGTGTCGATCAACAGAGCCACCGGCGTCATCAGCGGACCTTCCACCACAGTCGGCACCTACCGGTTCAGTGTCCTTGCATCGAACATGTTCGGGGCGTCCAGCACCCAGGAGGCGACGCTGACGGTCACAGCGGCACCCGTGCCGACACCCACTCCCACCGGCACTGCATCGCCGGGGCCGGGTCCGGGGCCGGCCTCGGGAGCAGGATCCGGTTCGGCCGGCAGCGAAAGCAACGGGGGCGGGCGCGCCGCCGGCGCATCCGGCTCACTGGCGAATACCGGTGCAACCTTCCTCCTACCGGGCACCCTGGCGCTTCTTCTCTCCGCCGCAGGTGTCGTCGGACTCGTGACGGAACGCCGCCGACGCCACGCCTAG
- a CDS encoding YeiH family protein — translation MTGRVPWLAGLAVAGAAALVAFGIHLAIPAVPMLTAAVGLGIVAGQIPAVQRVLDGVLKPGLGIAARRLLRIGIVLLGLKLSLVDIAGLGWEAIVVIVLIVSITFAFTLLLGKLLGLPGTQPLLIAAGFSICGASAVGAMSAVTRSKDEDTATPIALVTLCGTLAIFVLPVLRIPLGLSAEDFGVWVGLSVHDVGQVVATAQIAGPAALASAVVVKLTRVLTLAPMVAIVGLVERRADARNAARGVDHPDYVERPAAKRPPIVPLFIAGFIAAVLVRTFVLPLLGDAASAGILTAADIGQTILLAMALFALGSNIRFRALARTGWRALIVGLASWAFIALLALAGVWLLA, via the coding sequence GTGACCGGGCGGGTTCCCTGGCTGGCAGGCCTCGCCGTCGCGGGGGCGGCTGCACTCGTGGCGTTCGGCATCCACCTGGCGATCCCCGCAGTTCCGATGCTCACCGCGGCCGTCGGGCTCGGAATCGTCGCGGGGCAGATCCCGGCCGTGCAGCGTGTGCTCGACGGGGTGTTGAAGCCGGGCCTCGGCATCGCGGCGCGACGGCTGCTGCGCATCGGCATCGTGCTGTTGGGCCTGAAGCTCAGCCTGGTCGACATCGCCGGGCTCGGCTGGGAGGCGATCGTCGTGATCGTGCTCATCGTGTCGATCACGTTCGCCTTCACTCTCCTGCTCGGCAAACTGCTGGGGCTGCCGGGCACGCAGCCCCTCTTGATCGCCGCAGGGTTCTCGATCTGCGGCGCATCAGCGGTCGGTGCGATGAGCGCGGTCACGCGCTCGAAAGACGAAGACACCGCCACGCCGATCGCGCTGGTGACCCTGTGCGGAACCCTGGCGATCTTCGTGCTGCCGGTGCTGCGCATCCCGCTCGGCCTGTCGGCGGAGGACTTCGGCGTGTGGGTCGGGCTCAGCGTGCATGACGTGGGGCAGGTGGTCGCCACGGCGCAGATCGCCGGGCCCGCGGCACTCGCCTCGGCTGTCGTCGTGAAGCTCACCCGGGTTCTGACGCTCGCCCCGATGGTGGCCATCGTGGGGCTCGTCGAGCGGCGGGCGGATGCGCGGAACGCGGCGCGCGGCGTCGACCACCCCGATTACGTGGAGCGTCCGGCGGCGAAGCGGCCGCCGATCGTGCCGCTGTTCATCGCGGGCTTCATCGCGGCCGTTCTGGTGCGCACCTTCGTGCTGCCGTTACTGGGCGACGCCGCGTCGGCTGGCATTCTCACGGCCGCCGACATCGGACAGACCATCCTGCTGGCGATGGCGCTGTTCGCGCTCGGGTCGAACATCCGGTTCCGGGCGCTGGCGCGCACCGGATGGCGGGCGCTCATCGTGGGGCTGGCGTCGTGGGCGTTCATCGCACTGCTGGCGTTGGCGGGTGTTTGGCTGCTGGCCTGA
- a CDS encoding dolichyl-phosphate-mannose--protein mannosyltransferase: MSTEVTTPPEPGRGPGGGDGETANESATGADTGASPVSVAAIEPIGSRLDDWWLRTVSTPTRQRIWRWGGPIAVTLLAAVLRLVNLAHPHSLVFDETFYVKDAWTTWNLGYEASWPANPDQQFAAGDTNIFRTEPSFAVHPPLGKWIIALGMAVFGADSSFGWRISVAVCGILLVLLTTLIATKLFKSTLLGTIAGFLLAIDGHAIVMSRIGILDGIVALFCLLGFGAILMDRQWHEGRLAAAVAARSGPPGPDGALSRPSWGPVIWWRPWLLAAALAFGFGSGVKWSAFYFLAAFGIYLIVVDALARRRLGIPFWFSAAALKQGPATFLLLVPVAAVSYFITWIGWFATSGGMYRTWAQTSNGEWTGALSWVPLSLQNFWHLETAVYNYHVNEHSPHPYQANPFSWLFLVRPTQMYVQSVDPSQCGGQICYENITSIANPIIWWCATAALFYLVYRLVRKREWQVGLVLMGMVAGYLPWLLYVNRTIFQFYTITFEPYMILGLTFVIGLALGSRADPRWMRTRNLTVVGVFLGLCVVVSAFFYPVWVGMPVPAWFLSLHYWLPTWR; this comes from the coding sequence GTGAGCACAGAGGTGACGACCCCGCCCGAGCCGGGGCGTGGGCCCGGCGGAGGAGACGGCGAGACGGCGAACGAGTCGGCGACCGGTGCCGACACCGGCGCGTCCCCGGTCTCTGTCGCCGCCATCGAGCCGATCGGTTCGCGCCTCGACGACTGGTGGCTCCGCACGGTGAGCACTCCCACCCGCCAGCGCATCTGGCGCTGGGGCGGACCGATCGCCGTCACGCTCCTGGCTGCCGTTCTTCGCCTGGTGAACCTGGCGCATCCGCATTCCCTCGTCTTCGACGAGACCTTCTACGTCAAAGACGCCTGGACCACCTGGAACCTCGGCTACGAGGCCTCGTGGCCGGCCAACCCCGATCAACAGTTCGCGGCCGGCGACACGAACATCTTCCGCACCGAGCCCTCGTTCGCCGTGCATCCGCCGCTCGGCAAGTGGATCATCGCCCTCGGCATGGCGGTGTTCGGGGCCGACAGCTCCTTCGGCTGGCGCATCTCGGTGGCGGTCTGCGGCATCCTGCTGGTGCTACTCACGACCCTCATTGCCACGAAGCTGTTCAAGTCCACCTTGCTCGGCACCATCGCCGGCTTCCTGCTCGCGATCGACGGGCACGCCATCGTGATGAGCCGGATCGGCATCCTCGACGGCATCGTGGCATTGTTCTGCCTGCTCGGTTTCGGGGCGATCCTGATGGACCGGCAGTGGCACGAGGGGCGGCTCGCCGCCGCGGTCGCCGCACGCAGCGGGCCACCCGGGCCCGACGGTGCGCTCTCCCGTCCCTCCTGGGGTCCGGTCATCTGGTGGCGCCCTTGGCTGCTCGCCGCGGCCCTCGCCTTCGGCTTCGGCTCAGGGGTGAAATGGTCGGCCTTCTACTTCTTGGCCGCGTTCGGCATCTACCTCATCGTGGTCGACGCGCTCGCCCGACGGCGTCTCGGCATCCCGTTCTGGTTCAGCGCAGCCGCACTCAAGCAAGGGCCGGCGACGTTCCTCCTGTTGGTTCCCGTGGCCGCCGTGTCGTACTTCATCACCTGGATCGGCTGGTTCGCGACATCCGGCGGCATGTACCGCACCTGGGCCCAGACCTCGAACGGTGAATGGACCGGCGCACTCTCCTGGGTGCCGCTGTCGCTGCAGAACTTCTGGCATCTCGAGACGGCGGTGTACAACTACCACGTCAACGAGCACTCGCCGCATCCCTACCAGGCGAATCCGTTCAGCTGGCTCTTCCTGGTGCGACCGACGCAGATGTATGTGCAGTCCGTCGACCCGAGCCAGTGCGGCGGGCAGATCTGCTACGAGAACATCACCTCGATCGCCAACCCGATCATCTGGTGGTGCGCGACGGCGGCCTTGTTCTATCTCGTCTACCGCCTGGTGCGCAAGCGCGAGTGGCAGGTGGGGTTGGTGCTGATGGGCATGGTCGCCGGGTATCTGCCGTGGCTGCTCTACGTGAACCGCACGATCTTCCAGTTCTACACGATCACGTTCGAGCCCTACATGATCCTCGGATTGACCTTCGTGATCGGCCTCGCACTCGGGTCGAGGGCAGACCCGAGATGGATGCGCACACGCAACCTCACGGTCGTCGGGGTCTTCCTGGGGTTGTGCGTCGTCGTGTCGGCGTTCTTCTATCCGGTGTGGGTCGGGATGCCGGTGCCCGCCTGGTTCCTGAGCCTGCACTACTGGCTTCCCACGTGGCGGTGA
- the rsmI gene encoding 16S rRNA (cytidine(1402)-2'-O)-methyltransferase, producing MLILAATPIGNLKDASLRLIELLSEATVVAAEDTRVTAKLLRGLGIENRPRLIPLHEHNEREKSASLVELARETDLVLLSDAGMPTVSDPGYQLVVAAVEAGVDVTVIPGPSAVVTALALSGLPTDRFTFEGFLPRKQGERLQTFRMLEREPRTMVFFESPNRLADALTDLATVLGAERRVVVVRELTKMFEEARRGTAAELAAWAAGGVKGEICIVVAGAEALVADLPSGIAQVLELVSDGYRLKDAAASIAEATGLGKRDLYEGALAARRPS from the coding sequence ATGCTCATTCTCGCGGCCACGCCCATCGGGAACCTCAAGGATGCGTCGCTGCGGCTGATCGAACTGCTCTCCGAAGCGACTGTGGTGGCGGCCGAGGACACCCGGGTGACCGCGAAGCTCCTGCGCGGTCTCGGAATCGAGAACCGGCCCCGTCTCATCCCGTTGCACGAGCACAACGAGCGCGAGAAGTCGGCGTCGCTCGTCGAGCTGGCGCGGGAGACCGACCTCGTGCTGCTCTCCGACGCGGGCATGCCGACCGTCTCCGACCCCGGGTACCAGCTGGTGGTCGCGGCCGTCGAGGCCGGTGTCGATGTGACCGTCATTCCCGGCCCGTCGGCCGTCGTCACGGCGCTTGCCTTGTCGGGCTTGCCGACCGATCGATTCACGTTCGAAGGCTTCCTGCCGCGCAAGCAGGGGGAGCGCCTGCAGACCTTCCGGATGCTCGAACGCGAGCCCCGCACGATGGTGTTCTTCGAGTCGCCGAACCGGTTGGCGGATGCGCTGACCGACCTCGCGACGGTGCTGGGTGCGGAGCGGCGGGTGGTGGTGGTGCGCGAGCTGACGAAGATGTTCGAAGAGGCGCGGCGCGGCACCGCGGCGGAGCTGGCCGCATGGGCGGCCGGGGGAGTGAAGGGCGAGATCTGCATCGTCGTTGCGGGAGCCGAGGCCCTCGTGGCCGACCTCCCGTCGGGTATCGCGCAGGTGCTCGAGCTGGTCTCCGACGGCTACCGCCTGAAAGACGCGGCCGCGAGCATCGCCGAGGCCACCGGCCTCGGCAAGCGCGACCTCTACGAGGGTGCGCTGGCGGCCCGTCGCCCCTCCTGA